Proteins encoded together in one Astatotilapia calliptera chromosome 7, fAstCal1.2, whole genome shotgun sequence window:
- the LOC113027495 gene encoding monocyte chemotactic protein 1B-like, with protein sequence MKTLCFSLGLLLLAACCCDAIPKGVKFSTAPGTCCFNFKINAIPVKLVSFITQTHSSCPKKAYIVHTVRGKKICYTQSFQWAQDMYRLHNTEGSS encoded by the exons ATGAAGactctctgcttctctctggGACTGCTGCTGCTTGCAGCCTGCTGCTGTGATGCCATCC CGAAAGGCGTAAAGTTCAGCACAGCTCCTGGAACCTGCTGCttcaactttaaaataaatgcaatacCGGTGAAGTTGGTGTCCTTCATCACCCAGACGCACAGCTCCTGTCCCAAGAAGGCGTACAT AGTCCACACTGTCAGAGGAAAAAAGATCTGCTACACTCAGAGCTTCCAGTGGGCTCAGGACATGTATCGGCTCCACAACACTGAAGGCAGCAGCTAG
- the LOC113027323 gene encoding C-C motif chemokine 4 homolog, whose protein sequence is MKTLSLTVGLLLVLFTVYHSDASKAVNTPDSCCFRFFDKRIPKANIVSIVKTHRQCPTPAFVIKTPRGLFCVKQTAEWAMEQFVKQERGATKPTPQSTAQTSFMTSMNATSRNASVTP, encoded by the exons ATGAAGACTCTCAGCCTGACAGTGGGACTGCTGCTCGTGCTGTTCACCGTTTACCACAGCGATGCCT CTAAGGCAGTGAATACTCCTGACTCTTGCTGTTTTCGCTTCTTTGACAAACGGATCCCAAAGGCGAACATCGTCTCCATCGTGAAAACTCACAGACAATGCCCCACACCAGCATTTGT GATCAAGACACCCAGAGGGCTTTTCTGTGTGAAACAGACTGCAGAGTGGGCAATGGAACAATTTGTCAAACAAGAGAGAGGAGCAACTAAACCAACGCCACAGTCAACAGCTCAAACATCTTTCATGACTTCGATGAATGCTACAAGCCGAAATGCATCAGTCACTCCATGA
- the LOC113025500 gene encoding C-C motif chemokine 4-like, with protein sequence MKTLSLTVGLLLVLFIIYYGDATPHGVKPTPDLCCFKFYERKIPTKQIKSIKKTHSKCTTPAFVIKTPRGDFCVRQNENWALKEFVQRK encoded by the exons ATGAAGACTCTCAGCCTGACGGTGGGACTGCTGCTTGTGCTGTTCATCATTTACTACGGCGATGCCACAC CTCATGGAGTGAAACCAACACCTGACCTTTGCTGTTTTAAATTCTATGAGAGAAAGATCCCAACAAAGCAGATCAAATCCATCAAAAAAACTCACAGCAAATGCACGACACCAGCATTTGT GATCAAGACACCCAGAGGGGATTTCTGCGTGAGACAGAATGAGAATTGGGCACTGAAAGAATTTGTCCAAAGAAAATAA